From a single Vanacampus margaritifer isolate UIUO_Vmar chromosome 15, RoL_Vmar_1.0, whole genome shotgun sequence genomic region:
- the cfi gene encoding complement factor I, translated as MKLCLFTPLLILAFNLEVTLTATQPDDFLGPEECLDRKPTRASCDLTFCPPWERCFNGRCSCKPPYLCPAKDTAVVCGWKRRTYYSYCQVMAVSCRTGESAMSHFGAKACSGYRATFSSSLDPHTGAVTLLVPHESSPGGTKRLLVCGDKWDMASANVFCKNQKHSLGAASAGLLEPGPPSPDHALPDSCVSVRCQGFETSLAECVIHDSVRVSDTLHGKVATATCYNQTNTPEECGFVCANSKCVSADQTCDGIDDCGDRSDEMCCKRCRSGAFRCQTGVCVHADAIADGHRDCLAGDDEAPEHGPARVEWKSTEYISPRNETRAHREHLESKLQCGVPNTTAAYDDSVQDRVSRVKRVVGGVEANRTQIQWQVGLEENGKIHCGGTYIGGCWIVTAAHCARSKPSAFRVKFSIWKKSTPQDTTDIIPVSQIIIHPWYNASTYQNDIALVRLKDLPEEAGKCMVDNPAVTPACVPWSTRLFNANHTCSISGWGRTAVGTASEVLLWAKVSLIHDCQRFYKDRFKPGMMCAGDLEGNVDSCQGDSGGPLVCEDHLGVSYLWGIVSWGDQCGQPGFPGVYTQVAHFFEWIRRHTGWPVVTKFNS; from the exons ATGAAATTGTGTCTTTTCACGCCACTTCTCATCTTGGCCTTCAACTTG GAGGTCACCTTGACGGCGACTCAGCCAGACGACTTTTTGGGTCCCGAAGAGTGTCTGGACAGGAA GCCCACGCGCGCGTCATGTGACCTGACCTTCTGTCCCCCGTGGGAGCGATGCTTCAACGGACGTTGCTCCTGCAAGCCGCCGTATTTGTGTCCCGCCAAGGACACGGCCGTGGTTTGCGGGTGGAAACGCCGCACCTACTACTCTTACTGCCAG GTCATGGCGGTCTCGTGTCGCACCGGCGAGTCTGCCATGTCGCACTTTGGAGCGAAAGCCTGCTCAG GCTATCGAGCCACGTTCAGCAGTTCCCTGGATCCACACACGGGCGCCGTCACCCTCTTGGTTCCCCACGAAAGCAGTCCTGGCGGGACGAAGCGCTTGCTGGTTTGTGGAGACAAGTGGGACATGGCGAGCGCCAACGTGTTCTGCAAGAATCAAAAACACTCGCT TGGCGCCGCGTCCGCCGGCTTGCTCGAGCCGGGACCACCGAGCCCAGACCACGCCCTTCCTGACAGCTGCGTCAGCGTTCGCTGCCAAGGCTTCGAGACGTCGCTGGCCGAATGCGTCATCCACGACAGCGTCCGGGTCAGCGACACCCTCCACGGGAAGGTTGCCACGGCAACCTGCTACAACCAGACCAACACGCCGGAAG AGTGCGGCTTTGTGTGCGCCAACAGCAAATGCGTGTCTGCCGACCAGACGTGCGACGGCATCGACGACTGCGGCGACCGTAGCGACGAGATGTGCTGCAAAC gCTGCAGAAGTGGCGCCTTCCGCTGCCAGACGGGCGTGTGCGTGCACGCCGACGCGATTGCCGACGGACACAGGGACTGTTTGGCGGGAGACGACGAAGCGCCGGAGCACG GGCCGGCCAGGGTGGAGTGGAAGAGCACAG AGTACATCTCTCCTAGGAATG AAACGCGAGCCCACCGTGAACATCTGGAGTCCAAGTTGCAGTGCGGCGTTCCCAACACGACCGCCGCTTACGACGACAGCGTGCAGGACCGAGTGAGCCGCGTCAAGAGAGTCGTCGGGGGCGTCGAGGCCAACCGG ACGCAGATCCAATGGCAGGTGGGCCTGGAGGAAAACGGCAAGATCCACTGCGGCGGGACGTACATCGGAGGCTGCTGGATCGTCACGGCGGCGCACTGCGCCAG ATCCAAGCCATCGGCGTTCCGGGTCAAGTTTTCCATCTGGAAGAAGTCCACGCCTCAGGACACCACCGACATCATTCCCGTCAGCCAAATCATCATCCATCCCTG GTACAACGCCAGCACGTACCAGAACGACATCGCCCTGGTGCGGCTCAAGGACCTCCCGGAGGAGGCGGGCAAGTGCATGGTGGACAATCCGGCGGTGACGCCCGCCTGCGTCCCGTGGTCCACGCGGCTCTTCAACGCTAACCACACGTGCAGCATCTCGGGCTGGGGCCGCACCGCGG TGGGAACGGCATCGGAGGTTCTCCTGTGGGCCAAAGTCTCCCTCATCCATGACTGCCAGCGTTTCTACAAAGACCGCTTCAAACCCGGGATGATGTGCGCCG gTGACCTGGAAGGAAACGTAGACTCGTGCCAGGGGGACAGCGGCGGACCTCTGGTGTGCGAAGACCACCTGGGCGTGTCCTACCTGTGGGGCATCGTCAGCTGGGGCGATCAATGTGGCCAGCCGGGCTTCCCGGGCGTTTATACTCAG GTGGCGCACTTCTTTGAGTGGATCCGCCGCCACACGGGCTGGCCCGTCGTCACCAAGTTCAACTCCTGA
- the LOC144035236 gene encoding aminoacyl tRNA synthase complex-interacting multifunctional protein 1-like, which produces MDSDKMFHPSLSEALMKLDPEDGGKMMEYFQTHALLAREKAFLQASVREQKKLLVENGKLKKDIEELRDELRDKQRRRVAKALLSPNKSVGSAASPAAALPTPSADLKGGRKVTNGQKEDKKAALGATPTFDVSRLDLRVGRIVSVRRHPLATNLTVQDVDVGEKAPRPVVSKRWPDDLQPLTGSLAVLLCNVKACKVKGVASNARLLRCFRADGPVELLALPSGSNPGDRVTFLNYPGEPERELKAAQRVWDRVQPGLRVDGEGVANYKGCGFQVKGKGVCGAPSLTNCTIGCT; this is translated from the exons ATGGACTCAGACAAGATGTTTCATCCCAG TCTTTCGGAGGCCCTGATGAAGTTGGATCCCGAAGATGGCGGCAAGATGATGGAGTACTTCCAAACCCACGCGTTGCTTGCTAGAGAAAAAGCTT TCCTGCAGGCGTCCGTGCGCGAGCAGAAGAAGCTGCTGGTGGAAAACGGCAAACTGAAGAAGGACATCGAGGAGCTGAGGGACGAACTCCGCGACAAACAGAGGAGACGCGTTG CTAAGGCCCTCCTCTCTCCAAACAAATCGGTCGGTTCAGCCGCTTCACCTGCCGCCGCGTTGCCGACCCCCTCGGCCGACCTCAAGGGGGGCCGCAAGGTGACTAACGGACAAAAAGAAGACAAGAAGG CTGCTCTCGGGGCGACGCCCACATTCGACGTTTCCCGCCTCGACCTGAGAGTCGGCCGGATTGTCAGCGTTCGCCGCCACCCGCTCGCGACCAATCTGACTGTTCAAGACGTAGACGTGGGAGAAAAAGCCCCCCGCCCGGTCGTCAGCAAGCGCTGGCCGGATGACCTGCAACCG CTCACCGGCTCGCTCGCCGTCTTGCTCTGCAACGTCAAGGCCTGTAAAGTGAAGGGCGTGGCTTCGAACGCCCGCCTCCTGCGTTGCTTTCGGGCCGACGGTCCAGTCGAGCTGCTGGCCCTGCCTTCGGGTTCCAACCCTGGAGACAGAGTCACTTTCCTCAACTACCCCG GTGAACCTGAGCGAGAGCTGAAGGCCGCGCAGCGAGTATGGGACCGTGTCCAGCCCGGCCTCCGGGTCGACGGAGAGGGCGTGGCCAACTACAAGGGGTGTGGCTTCCAGGTGAAAGGAAAGGGCGTCTGCGGGGCGCCATCCCTCACCAACTGCACCATCGGATGCACGTAG
- the LOC144035237 gene encoding dickkopf-related protein 2-like codes for MTRNVDALLCALSLAMVACACGRGARVRLNSIRTVVVHKGPPSSSFNGSAWELTLRQCISDLECSEGSYCHEPDSGPVHSRCRTCRRRKRRCHRDGMCCPGNRCSNSVCVPDAHVAASQQIAEHGDRRSAVASPKARWGNTDKMEVRGASSKGQVGDPCLTAGDCSDQLCCARHFWTRICKPVLREGQVCSRQRRKRRLELFQRCPCGEGLACRTPPGAIAPPPSSLLAAAKSKFATSSRHPGPRAAKTRLHVCRRK; via the exons ATGACTCGCAACGTGGACGCGCTCCTGTGCGCGCTTTCACTGGCGATGGTGGCGTGCGCGTGCGGCAGGGGGGCGCGCGTCCGACTCAACTCCATTCGGACGGTGGTCGTGCACAAGGGACCCCCGTCGTCTTCGTTCAACGGAAGTGCGTGGGAGCTGACG CTTCGGCAGTGCATTAGCGACCTGGAATGCAGCGAAGGAAGTTACTGCCACGAGCCCGACAGCGGCCCGGTCCACTCTCGCTGCCGGACctgcaggaggaggaagaggcgtTGCCATAGAGATGGGATGTGTTGCCCCGGCAACCGATGCAGCAACA GTGTGTGCGTTCCTGATGCCCACGTGGCGGCATCCCAGCAGATTGCTGAGCACGGCGACCGGAGGAGCGCCGTGGCCTCCCCCAAGGCGAGATGGGGCAACACGGACAAAATGGAGGTCAGAGGAGCGTCCAGTAAAG GCCAAGTCGGCGACCCCTGCCTCACTGCCGGCGACTGTTCGGACCAGCTGTGCTGCGCTCGCCACTTCTGGACACGCATCTGCAAGCCCGTTTTACGGGAAGGTCAAGTTTGTTCGCGCCAGCGCAGGAAGCGGCGCCTGGAGCTCTTCCAGCGCTGTCCCTGCGGCGAAGGACTCGCCTGCCGCACGCCGCCCGGGGCCATCGCCCCGCCGCCGTCATCCCTCCTGGCGGCGGCAAAGTCCAAGTTTGCCACCTCCTCCCGCCACCCTGGTCCTCGGGCGGCGAAGACAAGACTGCACGTGTGTCGCAGGAAGTGA
- the ttc39b gene encoding tetratricopeptide repeat protein 39B isoform X2 — protein MDLQSAIQETQCALNLVLNNKFSEALDLLKPWWRDSMYHALGYSSILVMQAAMTFEHKDIQIAMATIKEALHTCQRFRKKNSVVGSLSSLISRQSNLQEEEMHAELCYAECLLQKATLTFVQDENMISFIKGGIKIRSSHQIYKDCHNVLNVTHDLTSQSDSHRQFEGGVKLGIGSFNLMLSLLPQRILRLLEFIGFSGNREFGLSQLREGTSGSTLRSILCTLTLLFYHTYITLVLGSGEGNLAEAEALLEPYRHKYPKGAIIQFYSARLAALRGHFEKACAGYQECVSSQQEWKQIHHLCYWELMWTHTYQQDWLQAYRFADLLCRESRWSKAIYVYQKAAILSMMSAEDVDKTGEDVVELFRQVEALKQRLAGKSIPTEKFAVRKSRRYKTSTPVPLVLPALEMMYVWSGFTIVAKRVDCSEALLVTIEAAEEQLRRDSQPSEFHVDDGCLVQMLKGLCLKHAGRLMQAELCFTHVLSSENRIRYDHYLVPFTLYELALLYRQQGDAAKALAFMEKAKSNYKDYSMESRLHFRIHAALNSLRSSPAASP, from the exons GCATTGGGTTACAGCAGCATCTTGGTGATGCAGGCCGCCATGACCTTTGAGCACAAGGACATCCAGATCGCTATGGCGACCATCAAGGAGGCCTTACACACCTGCCAGAG GTTTCGCAAGAAGAACTCGGTGGTGGGATCCCTGTCCAGTCTGATCAGCAGGCAATCCAACCTTCAGGAAG AGGAAATGCACGCCGAGCTCTGCTACGCCGAGTGCTTGCTCCAGAAAGCCACGCTGACTTTTGTGCAGGACGAGAACATGATCAGCTTCATCAAGGGAGGCATTAAAATCAGAAGCAGCCATCAAATCTACAA GGACTGCCACAATGTGCTGAATGTCACTCACGACTTGACCAGCCAGTCAGACTCGCACAGGCAGTTTGAGGGCGGAGTCAAGCTGGGCATCGGCTCCTTCAACTTG ATGCTGTCCCTCCTCCCGCAGAGGATCCTGAGGCTGCTGGAGTTTATCGGCTTCTCCGGAAACAGG GAGTTTGGCTTGTCCCAGCTGCGAGAGGGAACGTCCGGCTCCACTTTGCGCTCCATCTTGTGCACGCTGACGTTGCTGTTCTATCACACCTACATCACGCTGGTGCTGG GAAGTGGCGAGGGAAACCTGGCGGAAGCGGAAGCGCTGCTGGAGCCGTACCGTCACAAATATCCCAAA GGCGCCATCATTCAGTTCTACTCGGCCCGACTCGCCGCGCTGCGGGGACACTTCGAAAAG GCGtgcgcgggctaccaggagtgtGTGAGCAGCCAACAGGAGTGGAAGCAGATCCACCACTTGTGCTACTGGGAACTCATGTGGACGCACACGTACCAGCAGGATTGGCTGCAGGCGTATCGCTTTGCCGATCTGCTGTGCCGTGAGAGTCGCTGGTCCAAG GCCATCTACGTCTACCAGAAGGCCGCCATCCTCAGTATGATGTCGGCGGAGGACGTGGACAAGACGGGCGAAGACGTGGTCGAGCTCTTCAG GCAGGTGGAGGCGCTCAAGCAGCGGCTGGCGGGAAAGTCCATCCCCACGGAGAAGTTTGCCGTAAGGAAATCTCGCCGCTACAAGACCAGCACGCCGGTGCCGCTGGTGCTTCCCGCTCTG GAAATGATGTACGTTTGGAGCGGCTTCACCATCGTAGCCAAGCGAGTGGATTGCAGCGAAGCGCTGCTGGTTACCATCGAGGCGGCCGAGGAGCAGCTTCGCCGCGATTCGC agCCGTCCGAGTTCCACGTGGACGATGGCTGCCTGGTGCAGATGTTGAAGGGTCTTTGCCTCAAGCACGCAGGCCGCCTGATGCAAGCCGAGCTCTGTTTCACGCACGTCCTGTCCAG tgAAAATCGCATCCGCTATGATCACTATCTGGTCCCGTTCACGCTGTACGAGCTGGCGCTGCTCTACCGGCAGCAGGGCGACGCCGCCAAGGCGCTGGCCTTCATGGAAAAGGCCAA GAGCAACTACAAGGACTACTCCATGGAGTCCAGACTGCACTTCCGCATTCATGCGGCCCTCAACAGCCTCAGAAGTTCGCCTGCTGCCAGCCCGTAA
- the LOC144035235 gene encoding phosphatidylcholine:ceramide cholinephosphotransferase 2-like produces MAAADLIQDDDDIRPHVEASVTTSAPSSPTRPNGSPGRPASPPPADAPDGRSKRGKISSLFQQNQLVQTLSSGLKRHCDYVKISVPEERADRLPKEWWKTGVAFLYALFNLLFTTVVITIVHERVPDKSVSPPLPDKFFDYVGRVPWAFTVTEVNGLILVGLWLVQWLLLKHRAIVGRRCFFLIGTLYMYRCVTMYITTLPVPGRHMVCAPKLYDDSAGKIWRIVRLISGGGLSLTGSHLMCGDFMYSGHTVMLTLSYLFIKEYSPRWMCWYQWICWLLSASGVLCILVGHEHYSIDVLVGYYVTTRLFWWYHTMANTHALHRAPNNFLSRTWWNPVFNFLERNVQTSVPVVFSWPLALPSSCRQRYRMVEGGRDE; encoded by the exons ATGGCGGCCGCCGATCTGATCCAGGACGACGACGACATCCGCCCGCACGTGGAAGCCAGCGTAACGACCAGCGCGCCCTCCTCGCCCACTCGCCCCAACGGCAGCCCCGGTCGCCCCGCGTCCCCACCTCCGGCCGATGCTCCCGACGGCAGGAGCAAGCGCGGCAAAATAAGCAGTCTTTTCCAGCAGAACCAGCTGGTCCAAACCCTGAGCAGCGGCCTGAAGCGCCACTGCGACTACGTCAAGATCTCGGTGCCCGAGGAGCGCGCCGACCGCCTCCCCAAGGAGTGGTGGAAGACGGGCGTGGCCTTCCTCTACGCCCTCTTCAACTTGCTCTTCACCACCGTGGTCATCACCATCGTGCACGAGAGGGTGCCCGACAAGTCGGTGAGCCCGCCGCTGCCCGACAAGTTCTTCGACTACGTGGGCCGCGTTCCTTGGGCTTTCACTGTCACCGAGGTCAACGGGCTGATCCTGGTGGGACTCTGGTTGGTCCAATGGCTCCTCCTCAAGCACAG AGCCATCGTGGGGCGCCGCTGCTTCTTCCTCATCGGAACACTCTACATGTACCGTTGCGTCACCATGTACATCACCACCCTTCCCGTGCCGGGCAGGCACATGGTGTGCGCGCCCAAG CTGTACGATGACTCGGCGGGAAAGATCTGGAGGATCGTGCGGCTCATCTCTGGAGGAG GCTTGTCCCTGACTGGCTCCCACTTGATGTGCGGCGACTTCATGTACAGCGGCCACACGGTTATGTTGACCCTGTCCTACCTCTTCATCAAAGAGT ATTCTCCTCGCTGGATGTGCTGGTACCAGTGGATCTGCTGGCTGCTCAGCGCCTCGGGCGTGCTCTGCATCCTGGTGGGGCACGAGCACTACAGCATCGACGTCCTGGTGGGCTACTACGTGACCACCAGGCTCTTCTGGTGGTACCACACCATGGCCAACACGCAC GCTCTCCACAGGGCGCCCAACAACTTCCTGTCGCGCACATGGTGGAACCCCGTGTTCAACTTCCTGGAGCGAAACGTCCAGACGAGCGTTCCCGTGGTCTTCTCGTGGCCGCTGGCGCTGCCGTCCTCATGCCGACAGCGCTACCGGATGGTGGAGGGCGGGAGGGACGAGTGA